The Polyangium aurulentum genomic interval TCGCCTTCCTCGTCGATCGCAAGGTCCAGATCTGCACGAGCATCGACGGGCCCGAGCACATCCACACGAAGCAGCGCATCCTCGCCGGCGGCAACTCGCACCGCGAGGCGATCAAGTGGATCGAGCGCATCAACAAGGCCTACATCGACCTCGGCCTCGACCCGACGCTCTACCACGTCGAGGCGCTCCTCACGACGACGCGCGAGGCGCTCAAGTACCCGAAGGAGATCGTCGACACGTACGTCGGCCTCGGCTGCCGCGCGATCTTCCTCCGGCCCGTCGATCCGTTCGGTTTCGCCGGAAAAACCGCGCAGATCGTCGAGTACGACCGCGCCGCGTTCCTCGACTTCTACCGCGCCGCGGTCGAGCACATCCTCGATCTGAACCGCCGCGGCGAGCAGGTCCTCGAGCGTTACGCGGCCATCTTCCTGACGAAGATCCTGGGCGACGAGGAGCCGAACTTCCTCGACATCCGCTCGCCGAGCGGCTCGGGCATCGGGGCCATCGCGTACAACTACGACGGGAAGATCTTCTCGAGCGACGAGGGCCGGATGATGTACGAGTCCGGCGACGGCTTCTTCCAGATCGGCGACGTCTTCACCTCGACGTACCGCTCGCTGATGAAGCACGAGACGGTGCGCGCGCTGGTGATGGCCTCCATCCGCGAGACCCAGCCCGACTGCGTCAACTGCACCTACACGCCCTACTGCGGCATCCAACCCGAGCACAACTACCGGACGCAGGGCACAATCTTCGGTAGGATGCGCGAGAGCACACTTTGCGCGGTCCACAAGGGGATCCAGGATTACCTGTTCGACAAACTCCGGACGAACGATCCGAAGACGGTCGAGATCCTCCGGCGATGGACCACGGTTCGGGCGCGGTCGCACTTCATCCACGCATCGACGGCATCTTGAGGGCAGAAGGCCGGCGGCGCGTGCTCAGAGGGACTTGGGACTTGGGAGGCCAGGATGGCGAAGAACGGTGATGGTGGGCTGCCGAGCTTCACCCGCAAGCCGGGTGGGATGCTCTCCAAGACGGAGACAGAGGTGTCCACGAAGGCCAACGAGGACGCCGATCGCGCAGGCGTCGCCGGCGACGACAAGGGCGGCGTGATCCCCGCGCAGCACTGCTCGCACGGGTCGCACGGGTCGCACGGGTCGCACGGGTCGCACGGGTCGCACGGGTC includes:
- the hxsB gene encoding His-Xaa-Ser system radical SAM maturase HxsB; this encodes MSGLFTEIGAEARAPKGLVPFRFREVGGDILLTNFLGDWVFLTKAEFGELARGQLAQGSSLYEKLSSRSFVRETLDEAKAAERIAYKKRFLSYGPNLHIAVVTLRCNETCVYCHASRANMDAVHTDMTPEIGEKVVDLMLQSTSPAVTLEFQGGEPLVNFPVMKHIIEYALARNRAYGKELEFTMVSNLAMMDEEKLAFLVDRKVQICTSIDGPEHIHTKQRILAGGNSHREAIKWIERINKAYIDLGLDPTLYHVEALLTTTREALKYPKEIVDTYVGLGCRAIFLRPVDPFGFAGKTAQIVEYDRAAFLDFYRAAVEHILDLNRRGEQVLERYAAIFLTKILGDEEPNFLDIRSPSGSGIGAIAYNYDGKIFSSDEGRMMYESGDGFFQIGDVFTSTYRSLMKHETVRALVMASIRETQPDCVNCTYTPYCGIQPEHNYRTQGTIFGRMRESTLCAVHKGIQDYLFDKLRTNDPKTVEILRRWTTVRARSHFIHASTAS
- the hxsA4 gene encoding His-Xaa-Ser repeat protein HxsA4, with translation MAKNGDGGLPSFTRKPGGMLSKTETEVSTKANEDADRAGVAGDDKGGVIPAQHCSHGSHGSHGSHGSHGSHGSHGSHGSHGSHGSHGSHGSHGSHGSHGSW